In a genomic window of Anoxybacter fermentans:
- a CDS encoding NUDIX hydrolase — translation MEVKFYSLKEIPLEKMLYAVIMARFKGKWIFVQHRNRNTWELPGGRVEPDESVFDCAGRELMEETGAIKFALFPVAIYSVIEDSSKESYGMLFFADVHELGPLPAESEMAQQKLYLELPQKLTYPEIIPPLFYRTLEFIIKRGI, via the coding sequence TTGGAAGTAAAATTTTATTCATTAAAGGAAATACCTTTAGAAAAGATGCTGTATGCTGTGATAATGGCCAGATTTAAAGGAAAATGGATTTTTGTTCAACATCGGAACCGGAATACATGGGAATTACCTGGAGGGCGGGTCGAACCAGATGAATCTGTTTTTGATTGTGCTGGTCGTGAATTAATGGAAGAGACAGGAGCAATTAAATTTGCCCTTTTTCCTGTGGCTATCTATTCTGTTATAGAGGATAGTTCAAAGGAAAGCTATGGAATGCTCTTTTTTGCTGATGTTCATGAGTTAGGGCCATTACCAGCGGAATCTGAAATGGCACAACAGAAGCTGTATTTGGAATTACCGCAAAAGCTGACATATCCTGAGATTATACCCCCTTTATTTTATCGGACATTGGAATTTATTATAAAACGGGGAATTTAA
- a CDS encoding ornithine aminomutase subunit alpha yields MAEERRDDFQERRKHLANLSDEELHQRFWELAEKIVDPLIDLAYKHTSPSIERSVLLRMGLSSLEAKDLVQMISERDLLGKGAGHIVWKIAKEKGLGIREAGQALIEGKYWDDVEAIFRGGGK; encoded by the coding sequence ATGGCAGAGGAAAGACGGGATGATTTTCAAGAACGTCGTAAACATCTGGCTAATTTAAGTGATGAAGAACTTCATCAACGTTTCTGGGAGTTGGCGGAGAAGATTGTCGATCCGCTGATAGATCTGGCTTATAAGCATACTTCCCCATCTATTGAGAGGTCTGTGCTTCTAAGGATGGGTTTGAGTAGTCTGGAAGCTAAGGACCTGGTACAGATGATCTCTGAAAGAGACCTATTAGGTAAAGGTGCAGGACATATTGTCTGGAAAATTGCAAAAGAAAAAGGCTTAGGAATCCGTGAAGCAGGTCAGGCTTTAATTGAGGGTAAATATTGGGATGATGTAGAGGCAATCTTTAGAGGAGGTGGAAAGTGA
- the oraE gene encoding D-ornithine 4,5-aminomutase subunit OraE: protein MKLDPNKKINIDELLQDLENYRPRRKGWTWRKKTDKPVKKGPFTYYQVSEDLKNSIPLPAAKSFGNIDPQPDCVITTEIASGRFEDDIRRMRMAAWHGADHIMVIRTMGQSHFDGLIEGTPEGVGGVPISRKQIRASRKALDMIEDEVGRPINFHSYVSGVAGPEVATLFAEEGVNGAHQDPQYNVLYRNVNMIRSFVDAAVAKKLMAGANMLQIDGAHNANATAREAWKVMPELLVQHAINSMFSIKAGMKKENIALSTVPPTAPPAPCMRLDLPYAVALRELFKGFKFRAQMNTKYMESCTREATVTHVLNLMISRLTSADIQSTITPDEGRNVPWHYNNIHAINTAKQALIGMDGLMEMIELKKDGYLREKVREIKERAVLFLEEILEKGGYFKAVEDGFFVDSGYYPERNGDGISRQIDGGVGAGTVVPRDDDYMAPVCDHFGYNNLPENIENPCDLIDGCTLCKPEKIVFIDELDPEDNVYKRLEKTKGVRGDDCLIKPEVEWAGDGWVNIVLFLPVEERIAEAAALEIAKKMGLKNVEVIHKQQMHPSEGTFLEVKGQIEFTIDPKELVIPEEEELLDDDTIRANIKAKPMRVVAATVGEDEHSVGMREIIDIKHGGIEKYGIKCTYLGTSVPIEKVVNAAIEVNAEAILISTIITHNDVHRTNMKKLHDLCVEKGIRDKVCLIAGGTQVTNDIAIECGMDAGFGRGTKGHHVASFLVKHRMEKKK from the coding sequence ATGAAGTTAGATCCAAATAAAAAGATTAATATTGATGAACTGTTGCAGGATCTGGAAAACTATAGGCCGCGGCGTAAAGGCTGGACCTGGCGTAAAAAAACAGATAAGCCAGTAAAAAAAGGACCTTTTACTTACTATCAGGTATCTGAAGATTTAAAAAATAGTATTCCATTACCTGCTGCCAAAAGCTTTGGCAATATTGATCCACAACCTGATTGTGTTATTACTACAGAGATTGCTTCCGGTAGATTTGAAGATGATATTCGTCGAATGCGGATGGCTGCCTGGCATGGTGCAGACCATATAATGGTTATCAGAACAATGGGCCAGAGCCATTTCGATGGTTTAATTGAAGGTACTCCAGAAGGAGTTGGTGGTGTACCCATAAGTCGTAAGCAGATTAGAGCCAGCCGGAAAGCTCTGGATATGATTGAAGATGAAGTAGGTCGGCCGATTAATTTCCACTCTTACGTCAGTGGTGTAGCGGGGCCAGAGGTAGCTACTCTTTTTGCTGAAGAAGGAGTAAATGGGGCTCATCAGGACCCGCAATATAATGTTCTTTACCGGAATGTAAACATGATTCGTTCCTTTGTAGATGCAGCGGTAGCTAAAAAATTAATGGCAGGGGCTAATATGCTCCAGATTGATGGTGCTCATAATGCCAATGCCACTGCACGTGAAGCATGGAAGGTTATGCCTGAACTTTTAGTTCAGCACGCAATAAATTCGATGTTTTCTATAAAGGCTGGAATGAAGAAAGAGAATATTGCTCTTTCAACTGTACCACCAACAGCTCCTCCGGCACCATGTATGAGGTTAGATTTACCTTATGCAGTTGCTTTAAGAGAACTTTTTAAAGGGTTTAAATTTAGGGCCCAGATGAACACCAAATATATGGAGTCCTGTACCCGGGAAGCTACTGTAACCCATGTGCTAAATCTGATGATTTCACGGTTAACTTCTGCTGATATACAAAGTACCATTACCCCTGATGAAGGGCGAAATGTGCCCTGGCATTATAATAACATCCATGCTATCAATACTGCTAAACAGGCATTAATTGGTATGGATGGTTTAATGGAGATGATTGAACTTAAAAAAGATGGATATCTCCGTGAAAAGGTAAGAGAAATTAAAGAAAGGGCTGTTCTCTTCTTAGAAGAAATTTTAGAAAAAGGCGGATATTTCAAGGCAGTAGAAGATGGCTTTTTTGTAGATTCTGGTTATTATCCTGAGCGAAATGGTGACGGAATTTCCCGTCAAATTGATGGCGGTGTAGGTGCTGGTACTGTTGTACCGCGGGATGATGATTATATGGCACCGGTCTGTGACCATTTTGGTTACAATAACCTGCCTGAAAATATTGAAAATCCCTGTGATTTGATTGATGGATGTACTCTCTGTAAACCAGAAAAGATTGTCTTTATTGATGAACTTGACCCAGAGGATAATGTTTATAAACGTTTAGAGAAAACAAAGGGTGTTCGCGGTGATGATTGTCTGATTAAACCGGAGGTAGAATGGGCCGGTGATGGTTGGGTAAATATAGTTCTCTTCTTACCTGTAGAAGAACGGATTGCAGAAGCAGCAGCTTTAGAGATAGCAAAGAAGATGGGCTTAAAGAATGTAGAAGTAATTCATAAACAGCAAATGCATCCATCTGAAGGTACTTTTCTTGAGGTCAAAGGTCAGATAGAGTTTACCATTGATCCAAAAGAACTGGTAATTCCAGAAGAAGAAGAATTATTGGATGATGATACAATTAGAGCCAATATTAAGGCAAAACCAATGCGCGTTGTTGCTGCAACTGTTGGGGAAGATGAGCATTCTGTAGGTATGAGAGAGATTATTGATATTAAACATGGTGGTATTGAAAAATATGGTATTAAGTGTACCTATCTGGGAACTTCTGTACCCATCGAAAAAGTTGTAAATGCCGCCATTGAAGTGAATGCAGAAGCAATTCTTATCAGTACCATTATTACCCATAATGATGTTCACCGTACAAATATGAAGAAACTTCACGATCTCTGTGTAGAAAAAGGAATCAGGGATAAAGTCTGTCTGATTGCTGGCGGTACTCAGGTGACCAATGATATTGCTATTGAGTGTGGTATGGATGCTGGTTTTGGTCGCGGTACTAAAGGACATCATGTAGCAAGCTTCCTTGTTAAACATCGTATGGAGAAAAAGAAGTAA
- a CDS encoding GlmL-related ornithine degradation protein, translating into MKVDVLVAEIGSTTTVVNAFTDLHTPDPIFLGQGQAPTTVLEGDVTIGLNNAIEDLKANLGVLELTWGEMHATSSAAGGLKMTVHGLVYDMTVKAAREAALGAGGVIREVTAGRIKERHLKKILKINPNIILLAGGVDYGEEEVILDNAEMLAKLELDVPVIYAGNKAIQEDVKEILEDGGKKVFIVDNVYPNIDEFNILPTRRVIQQVFEEHIVRAPGMSKIKDLIDGPMMPTPGAVMEAAQLLYDHIGDLMVLDVGGATTDVHSVTEGSGEIRDIMISPEPTAKRTVEGDLGVFVNAINLIELIGKEEVEKELGVELDQLLEERKPIPRTKEEIELIQILTREAVNIAVDRHVGQMKDLYGPTGRVKVAEGKDLTRVKWIIGTGGALTRLKAGPEILGNLRRDRGKKLLPPLDAEVLIDHDYIMASMGVMSKRFPEAALKLMLKSMKY; encoded by the coding sequence ATGAAGGTAGATGTATTAGTTGCTGAGATTGGAAGTACAACTACAGTAGTTAATGCTTTTACAGATTTACATACTCCTGATCCCATTTTTCTGGGTCAGGGCCAGGCGCCAACAACAGTGTTAGAGGGAGATGTTACTATTGGTTTAAATAACGCTATTGAGGATTTAAAGGCCAATCTGGGGGTTTTAGAGCTGACCTGGGGAGAGATGCACGCCACCAGCAGTGCCGCTGGAGGCCTGAAAATGACTGTTCATGGTCTGGTATATGATATGACCGTTAAAGCAGCGAGAGAGGCTGCTTTAGGTGCTGGAGGTGTTATTAGAGAAGTTACGGCAGGCCGGATAAAAGAACGGCACTTAAAAAAGATTTTAAAGATTAATCCCAATATAATTCTTCTGGCTGGAGGTGTAGATTACGGAGAAGAAGAAGTCATCCTGGATAATGCGGAAATGCTGGCAAAGCTGGAACTTGATGTACCAGTTATCTATGCAGGAAATAAAGCGATTCAGGAAGATGTAAAAGAGATTTTAGAAGATGGAGGAAAAAAGGTATTTATAGTTGATAATGTCTATCCCAATATTGATGAGTTTAATATTCTCCCTACCCGCAGGGTTATTCAGCAGGTATTTGAAGAACATATTGTCCGTGCACCAGGGATGTCTAAGATTAAGGATTTGATTGATGGGCCAATGATGCCCACTCCGGGTGCTGTGATGGAGGCAGCTCAACTATTATATGACCATATTGGTGATCTTATGGTATTAGATGTGGGTGGTGCTACTACAGATGTTCATTCTGTAACTGAGGGTTCGGGAGAGATACGGGATATTATGATCAGTCCTGAACCTACCGCCAAACGTACAGTAGAAGGGGATCTGGGAGTATTTGTAAATGCAATAAATTTGATTGAGCTGATAGGAAAAGAAGAGGTTGAGAAGGAATTAGGTGTTGAACTGGATCAACTTTTGGAAGAACGTAAGCCGATTCCCAGAACAAAAGAGGAAATTGAGCTGATTCAAATTCTAACCCGGGAGGCTGTTAATATTGCGGTGGATCGCCATGTGGGGCAGATGAAGGACCTTTATGGTCCGACCGGGCGGGTTAAGGTAGCGGAAGGCAAAGATTTGACCAGAGTGAAGTGGATTATTGGTACAGGTGGGGCTTTGACACGGTTAAAAGCTGGCCCAGAGATATTGGGTAATTTACGCAGAGATAGAGGTAAAAAGTTATTACCTCCTCTGGATGCAGAAGTTTTAATTGATCATGATTATATCATGGCGTCTATGGGTGTAATGAGTAAGAGATTTCCGGAAGCTGCGTTAAAATTAATGCTAAAGAGTATGAAGTATTGA
- a CDS encoding MFS transporter, translating to MSESSNIKKYYYIIVFFQLFITEITGTTFVLYLLYKGLNLFHVNIVVTVFFATILIMEIPTGIIADLYGRRISVSLGFLCFSISGIIFLKSNSFSGFIVAEILAAIGATLQSGALEAWVVDNLKFFNKENIKLELLFSRAGMIRYFAGFFCGLLGAYLANFKYELPWIVSIILCLLITFFTLAIMKEPYFKKKSVNFKNTLSSMKIIIKDSINYGMMNKPILIFFIIEILISFSNSAGNTFQQPRLVSLSGHGIWIFGWIKGIYSIFLMSGSWLIGYLSKKHKDHYQLIFYSCFMTGFWLILSGVFNSFASVLTVFLIYEIGRGMYNPAKQTFLNYRIPSDKRATILSFQSAVSQMGMILGLFITGIISSNFIDLSSNQLPIRISWILCGIIAIIAAPISIIIKNIETKKVIKNIYCVE from the coding sequence GTGAGCGAATCAAGCAATATAAAAAAATATTACTATATTATTGTATTTTTCCAGTTGTTTATAACTGAAATTACAGGAACTACTTTTGTATTATATTTACTATATAAAGGGTTGAATCTTTTCCATGTTAATATTGTAGTAACTGTATTTTTTGCTACAATACTTATTATGGAAATACCTACAGGAATTATAGCAGATTTATATGGTAGACGCATCTCTGTTTCTTTAGGATTTTTGTGTTTTTCTATATCTGGAATTATATTTTTAAAATCAAACTCTTTTTCTGGCTTCATTGTCGCTGAAATTTTAGCTGCTATAGGGGCAACATTACAGTCAGGAGCCCTGGAAGCATGGGTCGTCGACAATTTAAAATTTTTCAATAAAGAAAATATAAAGCTTGAACTTTTATTTTCCCGGGCAGGTATGATCAGATATTTTGCCGGCTTTTTTTGCGGGCTGTTGGGGGCATATCTTGCCAATTTTAAATATGAACTTCCGTGGATTGTAAGTATAATATTATGTCTGCTCATAACTTTTTTTACATTAGCTATAATGAAAGAACCTTATTTTAAAAAGAAGTCTGTCAATTTTAAAAATACCCTCAGTTCAATGAAGATAATTATAAAAGATAGTATCAACTATGGAATGATGAACAAACCAATACTAATATTTTTCATTATTGAAATATTAATTAGTTTTTCTAATTCAGCAGGAAACACATTTCAACAACCAAGATTGGTCAGCCTCTCTGGACATGGTATATGGATTTTTGGATGGATTAAAGGCATATATTCTATATTTTTAATGTCTGGAAGTTGGTTAATCGGTTATTTAAGTAAAAAGCATAAAGATCATTATCAACTGATATTTTATTCCTGTTTTATGACAGGCTTTTGGCTTATTTTAAGTGGTGTATTTAATTCGTTTGCTTCAGTATTGACTGTTTTCTTAATTTATGAAATAGGACGGGGCATGTATAATCCTGCAAAACAAACTTTCTTAAATTATCGAATTCCATCTGATAAAAGAGCAACTATACTATCTTTTCAATCAGCCGTTTCACAAATGGGTATGATCCTGGGATTGTTTATTACAGGGATTATTTCAAGCAACTTTATAGATTTATCTTCGAATCAACTACCAATAAGAATATCCTGGATACTTTGTGGAATAATTGCTATTATAGCTGCTCCAATATCAATTATTATAAAAAATATAGAAACAAAAAAAGTGATAAAAAACATATATTGCGTTGAGTAA
- a CDS encoding MFS transporter codes for MKKKHLLFRNKNFFLLWSGQLISNIGTIFYRIAYMWWITRASGSPLIVSQIVLLSILPGIFFGMIAGKFSDKFNQKWIIVITDLLQGLVILWITIVAFRRKLHLYHFYITAMLSSLLISFFRPAIFTAIPRLVAKEDLVVANSLHSLSKNFSNILGPALSGIIVATLGVEIAFLINALSFLISAFAELFIQMPESQRKHKEEKKNKSFIADIKESFVQVLNIPIARYGIIIFGMVNFLLTPLNLITFVAEKLNVGANGYGILQTSEGIGLMGISMILGTEFVKKRLKPGRMNVLAISLLAGSIIIVGLSNIFILTCLAQLLIGIAVGMAAILLNSSLQTHIDKECLGMFVGIRNMVMDFLMPLGLLLNGFFANLYSVNLILVVSGILMFSNLVWILKFNGAISKKESQNVDTIEA; via the coding sequence ATGAAAAAAAAACATTTATTATTTAGAAATAAAAATTTCTTTTTATTATGGTCGGGTCAATTAATATCTAATATCGGAACAATATTTTATCGAATAGCATATATGTGGTGGATAACCAGAGCGAGTGGGTCCCCGTTGATTGTGAGTCAGATTGTTTTATTATCAATTTTACCTGGTATTTTTTTTGGAATGATTGCTGGGAAATTTTCAGACAAGTTTAATCAAAAATGGATTATTGTTATTACTGATTTATTACAAGGTCTGGTTATTCTCTGGATTACAATTGTAGCCTTCAGGAGAAAATTGCATTTATATCATTTTTATATTACAGCCATGTTATCCAGTTTATTGATCTCTTTTTTTAGACCTGCTATATTTACTGCTATTCCTCGTTTAGTTGCTAAAGAAGATCTGGTTGTGGCCAATTCTTTACATTCATTAAGTAAGAACTTCAGTAATATTCTTGGCCCTGCTTTGAGCGGTATTATTGTTGCTACTTTGGGTGTAGAGATTGCATTTTTAATTAATGCTTTATCTTTTTTAATTTCAGCTTTTGCTGAACTTTTTATCCAAATGCCAGAAAGTCAAAGAAAACACAAAGAAGAGAAAAAGAACAAATCTTTTATTGCAGATATTAAAGAATCATTTGTTCAGGTATTAAATATACCCATTGCAAGATATGGTATTATTATCTTTGGAATGGTCAACTTTTTACTTACACCATTAAATTTGATTACTTTTGTGGCTGAAAAACTGAATGTGGGTGCTAATGGATATGGAATTTTGCAAACAAGTGAGGGTATTGGATTAATGGGAATTAGTATGATTCTCGGTACAGAATTTGTGAAAAAAAGATTGAAACCTGGAAGAATGAATGTTTTAGCCATCTCTCTTCTTGCTGGTTCTATTATAATTGTGGGGCTCTCTAATATTTTTATATTAACCTGTCTGGCTCAATTATTGATAGGTATAGCAGTTGGAATGGCAGCTATCTTATTAAATAGTTCTTTACAGACTCATATTGATAAAGAATGTTTAGGAATGTTTGTGGGGATAAGGAATATGGTGATGGATTTCTTAATGCCATTAGGCCTTTTATTGAATGGTTTTTTTGCAAATTTATATTCAGTCAACCTGATTTTAGTGGTATCAGGTATTCTTATGTTTTCAAATTTAGTATGGATTTTAAAATTTAATGGTGCGATTTCTAAAAAAGAGAGTCAAAATGTTGACACTATTGAAGCATAG
- a CDS encoding L-erythro-3,5-diaminohexanoate dehydrogenase, giving the protein MMKKGCPYGTHRVIEPKGTLPQPAWKIDNTMEIYDNEILIDVQTLNIDSASFTQIKEEAGGDVEKIKARMMEIVEERGKHHNPVTGSGGMLIGRVAQIGEKLKDRDLKVGDRIATLVSLSLTPLRIDKIKEVRPEIDQVDIEGQAILFESGIYAKLPDDMSDTLALAVLDVAGAPAQTAKLVKPGDTVLIIGAGGKSGMLCLHEAKKRAGVTGTVIGMGHSDASCNRIRELGLADIVLQGDATRPVEVLRMVEEATGGKQVDVTINCVNIPDTEMASILPTRDGGIIYFFSMATSFTKAALGAEGVGKDVIMIIGNGYTKDHAEIALHTLRENQKLKDIFERLYG; this is encoded by the coding sequence TTGATGAAAAAAGGATGTCCGTATGGAACACATCGGGTTATTGAGCCGAAGGGAACATTACCACAGCCTGCCTGGAAGATTGACAACACCATGGAGATTTATGACAACGAAATTTTAATCGATGTTCAGACCTTAAACATTGATTCGGCTAGCTTTACTCAGATCAAGGAAGAGGCCGGGGGAGATGTAGAAAAGATCAAAGCCAGGATGATGGAGATTGTAGAAGAAAGAGGCAAACATCACAATCCTGTGACCGGTTCTGGCGGTATGCTTATTGGTCGGGTTGCACAGATTGGAGAAAAATTGAAAGATCGGGATTTAAAAGTAGGTGACCGGATCGCAACATTGGTTTCTTTATCCTTGACTCCGCTTAGAATTGATAAAATTAAGGAAGTGCGTCCTGAGATTGATCAGGTTGATATTGAGGGCCAGGCTATTTTATTCGAAAGCGGGATATATGCTAAACTGCCTGATGATATGAGTGATACTCTGGCATTGGCGGTATTAGATGTGGCAGGAGCTCCTGCTCAGACTGCTAAATTGGTTAAACCCGGTGATACTGTGTTGATTATCGGTGCAGGTGGTAAGTCTGGTATGCTATGTCTTCATGAAGCGAAGAAACGTGCTGGTGTGACCGGTACAGTTATCGGTATGGGTCATAGTGATGCCAGTTGTAATCGAATTCGTGAATTGGGTCTTGCTGATATTGTTCTTCAAGGTGATGCTACTAGACCTGTCGAGGTTTTAAGAATGGTTGAGGAAGCTACAGGTGGTAAACAGGTGGATGTGACTATTAACTGTGTAAATATTCCCGATACTGAAATGGCCAGTATTTTACCAACCAGGGATGGTGGTATAATCTATTTCTTCAGTATGGCTACCAGCTTTACTAAAGCAGCTTTAGGTGCTGAAGGAGTTGGCAAAGATGTGATTATGATAATCGGTAATGGTTATACAAAAGATCATGCTGAGATTGCTCTACATACTTTAAGGGAGAATCAGAAGTTAAAGGATATTTTTGAACGGTTATATGGTTAA
- a CDS encoding HAD family hydrolase codes for MVIFDLDDTLLDHSGAVQAAILEFYRSHKVLQRISEEEFLYHWHKESERFYQLYLQGKYSFKDQRIYRVKSIFAMVGKEIDDERAWVYFSEYLKYYQNNWRCFSDVDGCLRSLQGRYRLGILSNGDGEQQRNKLNCMGLYGKFDLMVFSGDVGVAKPSPEIFQVLLKKAGLSPEQVVYVGDDLKTDILAAIEVGINGILIDRKGRYKETIEQMDEVNFKVTGSLERIPDIVDSFLRAER; via the coding sequence ATGGTTATTTTTGACCTGGATGATACATTACTCGATCATAGTGGAGCAGTACAGGCAGCAATTTTGGAATTTTACCGATCACATAAGGTCTTACAGAGAATATCTGAAGAAGAATTTCTTTATCACTGGCATAAAGAATCCGAGCGATTTTATCAGCTTTATTTGCAGGGAAAATATAGTTTTAAAGATCAGCGGATCTATAGGGTAAAAAGTATTTTTGCTATGGTGGGAAAAGAGATAGATGACGAGAGGGCGTGGGTTTATTTTAGTGAATATCTAAAATATTATCAAAATAATTGGAGATGTTTTTCTGATGTAGATGGGTGTTTAAGAAGTTTACAGGGAAGGTACCGATTAGGAATCCTCTCCAACGGAGATGGAGAACAGCAGCGAAATAAATTGAATTGTATGGGGTTATATGGAAAATTTGATTTAATGGTATTTTCCGGTGATGTAGGAGTAGCCAAACCATCTCCTGAGATTTTTCAAGTTCTTTTAAAGAAAGCTGGATTATCTCCAGAGCAGGTAGTATATGTAGGAGATGATCTAAAAACTGATATTCTAGCTGCCATTGAGGTTGGTATTAATGGAATTTTGATTGACCGGAAAGGACGGTATAAGGAGACCATTGAGCAGATGGATGAGGTAAATTTTAAAGTTACAGGTTCTTTGGAGAGAATTCCAGATATAGTAGATTCGTTTTTAAGGGCGGAAAGATAA
- the ablA gene encoding lysine 2,3-aminomutase, whose protein sequence is MRDYHSIPLWKDVTPKEWNDWQWQIRNRITDVEALKKVINLTPEEEEGIRKSLKTLRMAITPYYATLMDPDNPNCPVRKQAVPTIKELIKGKFDLEDPLHEDKDSPTPGLTHRYPDRVLLLVTDQCSMYCRHCTRRRLAGTHDTAMPKEQVKKAIEYIRNTPAIRDVLISGGDGLLISDEWLEEIISELRTISHVEIIRIGTRTPVVLPQRITPKLVNMLKKYHPIWLNTHFNHPKEMTPESEKALALLADAGIPLGNQSVLLKGVNDCPFIMKKLVHILVKNRVRPYYIYQCDLSQGIEHFRTSVAKGIEIIESLRGHTSGFAVPTFVVDAPGGGGKIPVGPQYLISQSDRKVILRNYEGVICAYTEPKDKISHCQECGLCKEEKHIGIEKLLHTDIYSLEQE, encoded by the coding sequence ATGCGTGATTACCATTCCATCCCCCTCTGGAAAGATGTTACTCCTAAGGAGTGGAATGATTGGCAATGGCAGATCCGCAATCGGATAACAGATGTTGAGGCTTTAAAAAAAGTTATTAATTTGACTCCTGAAGAAGAAGAAGGTATCCGCAAATCCTTAAAAACTCTACGGATGGCCATCACTCCTTATTATGCAACTTTAATGGATCCTGATAACCCCAACTGTCCGGTGCGGAAACAGGCAGTACCTACTATAAAAGAATTAATTAAAGGTAAATTTGACTTAGAAGATCCTCTCCATGAAGATAAAGATTCACCTACTCCCGGACTAACCCATCGCTATCCAGATCGTGTATTACTTTTAGTAACAGATCAATGCTCCATGTACTGCCGCCATTGTACCCGCCGCCGTCTGGCAGGAACCCATGATACAGCTATGCCTAAAGAACAGGTTAAAAAGGCCATTGAATATATCCGCAACACTCCCGCAATCAGAGATGTTTTGATCTCCGGCGGTGACGGACTCTTAATCTCTGATGAGTGGCTTGAAGAGATCATTAGTGAATTAAGAACCATTTCTCACGTTGAAATTATCCGTATCGGCACCAGAACTCCCGTTGTTCTACCACAGCGAATTACACCAAAACTAGTAAATATGTTAAAAAAATATCATCCCATCTGGCTTAATACTCACTTCAATCATCCAAAGGAAATGACTCCGGAAAGTGAAAAAGCCCTCGCTTTACTGGCTGATGCGGGAATCCCTCTGGGAAATCAGAGTGTACTTCTAAAAGGTGTTAATGATTGTCCATTTATTATGAAAAAATTGGTTCATATACTGGTAAAAAATCGGGTTCGTCCATATTACATCTATCAATGTGATCTTTCTCAGGGAATCGAACACTTCAGAACTTCTGTAGCTAAGGGAATTGAGATCATCGAATCCCTTCGAGGTCATACTTCCGGTTTCGCAGTACCAACTTTTGTAGTTGATGCCCCCGGTGGTGGCGGTAAGATTCCAGTAGGTCCACAATATCTGATCTCCCAATCCGACAGAAAGGTTATTTTAAGAAACTATGAAGGCGTTATTTGTGCATACACCGAGCCCAAAGATAAAATCAGTCACTGCCAGGAATGCGGACTCTGTAAAGAAGAAAAACACATCGGCATCGAAAAACTACTCCATACTGATATATATAGTCTGGAGCAAGAATAA